GCTGACAGGAGACGTGGCCTGGTGTGTCTGCGTGTCAGCAGAAGACACTATGGCACTGGAAAATGAGGTATTTGCAGCTAGTGAAGGAGGAGCCAAAGGTGGCAACTGAGCCAGCCCGTGGCTCAAAACTAAGGGCTCTGTGGAGAGCCCCCCTGGCCCCATAATTCTGCTTTCCTACAAGGCGCCAGCCCCCAGGAATGATGCAGACGTGGGTCACCCACCTCTTTGGCCACCTCAGGTGCAGCTCTCGCTACGCCGGGCACCCCAAGCCCTGCTCAGGGTGGCCAGGGCCACGGCCTGGAGAGCCCTGCTCTGGCCTTTGGTGGCTGAAACTGCACGGACCTGGCCCCCTTGAGTGTCACCGGCACCAAATGGAGGTGGAGCTGGGCTCCTCGTGCAGGCCGGCCAACGCTGCCAGCTCTGGAGGTTCTTGCAGCACTGGCCAGAACTTCTCAGCCCGCAGCTTCAGCACTCTTCTTGACTTGGACCTCGGTGGCTGAAGTCTGGCTGCCTTCTCACTGGGATGCTCAGATATGCTGTCCTCAGAGCTCGATGACGATAATACGGCTATTAGAGCTGCCGAAAGCCTGCTTTTTGGCAGCGTAAGCCCCCGGGATCACTGGCAGCTGGCTGAAAGAACACATCAAAAGGAGTCGACCTGAGCACACGATGGCATTGGGGCCGCATCCTGCAGCAGGCTTAGGACGCACCCTGCTCTACTTGGAGTGGTTCAGGAGTACAGAGATAATAAGGACAGTTAACTGgagaaacagggaaagaaagaggtgaATAAAtagccctgcagctgctccaaggGCAAGGCGAAAggccagcccagctcagctcgGCTCTGCCttgctctcttcccttcccttctcccttaTGGCCTGGGGGAAAAAgctccagcagcctctgctccccctgcacGGAGCTGCCCTCCCTCTCTCCGCCTGCACTCGCagcctctcctttccctcctccaggGACATTCCCATCCACAAAGGCCCgaggagggaaaaaggagcCAAGGAAGGCTCCCCAACACAGCCCCACTTCCCCCACCAGCTCGCGATGACTCCAGACGCCGCCCAGCACCAAAACCCCATTCTGCCCAGAAGCCACCCGCCTGCTCTCTCCAACCggtgagctgggagcagagcagaaatcGAGGCATGGCACGCCGTGACGATGCCTTACTGCTCCGAAAGGAACGGCCAGGGCAggacaccagcagcacagctccatcGCCAAGGGACACCCAAGGCTTCTGCGCCTTCCCCAAAGCGCTCCCAGACACGGACAGCAGGGGACTGAAGCCAGGAGGAGGCTGCAAGAACAACCCCCAACCGCCCTGACCGCTGCTTCTCCAGGCGCTGCCATCTGACGCCTGCACAAGGTGCTAAATCCCCAGGCACCAACAGCACCGTGCAGCCAGCTGCCACAAGGCAGCACCACGTCCCAAACACATGGCCTTCTGGAGGAATTTGGGGGCTTGGCaatggaaaatgtgaagaaaagatGCACAGGAGACTGGGTAAGACGCAAATCTCGCAGCGGGAAACAAATGAGCACCATCgccagcagctggagcactgcCCTGCATCCCGCACAGCTCGGCGCACACGCCATACACCGCCCTGGTGATGGCACCAGCTCAGGAGAACGTCCTCGTCCCACAGCCCCAAGCACAGGAGGGACAGCAGAGGACAGCAGGCGGCACTCTGGGCTGCGAGACGCTGaccaggaggaaaacaaagcctACATGGGAAAACACAGGTACATCGCGAGCAGCTGAGCACTCAACCACCTCTCGCAGGATGTTCCTGATATTTTCATGCATCTCCTTCCTGGTGGTCATCCTTCTGCACTCTGACAAATAACCTGGCCTGGTGTGTTTCATGTCTGAAACTCTTAGAGGAGGGCATGGGTCATAGAAACGAGGGTTTCAGCCCAAACCATTTTGCACTAAATAATGGGAGATTGTGCCCAAAAATCAGGCTTTGGACACTTCCGCAGAGGATGTGGACCCTAGAAATTAGCTGTTGGTCCCCAAATTGAAGCTTTTGACACAAAGAATGGGGTTTTGGACGTTGCAAGAGAGAGGTTGGCCCCTCTAAGTATGctctgaagcagcaggagaggcttTGGGACTGAAAAAGGCAGGTTTGGACATTATATGGCTGCTTTCCACTCTCAAAATGAGGCTTTCAGCTTTCCACATCAGTGTTGAGACTCTAGATACTACAAATTGGGCTTTGGCACTGCAGTGTGGGGTTTAAACACTTAAAGGAGGGCTTGTGCCATAGAAACGAGGGTTTCAGCCCAAACCATTTGGACACTCAAAAGCACTGCGTGGTCACCACAAGGAGGGCTCCGACTCCCCAGTAGGCCTCTGGGCCCTAAAATGAAGCTCCGCACTCCGAAGGCCAGGCCAGGGGCACTCCAGAAGAttcctccctttctgcagaCCCCCGCATGGCGGCTGGGCGGCGCCCTCAGCACCAGTGCCCGTGCTCACGGCCCTGCGGCTCGCTGGGAGATGGAGTCCCCCAGCATGGCCGCCGGGACACGgcctgaggaggggaaatggagGAAGAACCAGCACCTGGAACTCCTCCAGGCGGGAGGGGAAACCCTGGCCCAGCTCAGCTCGGCTCTGCCTTGCTcgcctgccttccctcctcccgTAGGGTGGAAGCTCAGGCGGTCTCTGCTCCCCGTCTGCCGCTGCCAACAAGGGGGGTTCCTTCCCGGAGAGGCCATGAAAAAGATCCCGCAGAGCGAAAATGTCCCAGGGGAACGTCCCTGACATGGCCCCGCTTCCAGCACGGCTTGGGCTGATTGCAGAGCCACAGCCCACATGGAAAACTTCATCCTGATACCGGTGAGACCGCATCGTGAACAAATCAGAACTCAACCATCTTTCACAAAACATTCCTCATGTTTTCCTCCATCTCATGGTCCTCACGGTCCAAAGACTGATGgatttctggaaaacaagagaaacGCCTCTGAGTCAGCACTGCCACTTTTTGGAGCTCTTTGCCCACACGCAGACCCCGGGCATGGCTTCAGGCCACAACACCGAGGGCAGGGCCGccatttccctccctccctttacCCCTTCACCAGACCCCGGCCAGCAGCAGGGTTTTGCTCCTAAGCTCTGCCAGGCCCACCCAAAAAGCCCTGCTCTTCCCAACACGCCTCCaaagcagcacccagctgcaaACAAACCCTCTCCCCTCTGGCCACGAGCAGCCTCCTGCTTTGTTAGGCCTTCCCCACGCTGACAGGAGACGTGGCCTGGTGTGTCTGCGTGTCAGCAGAAGGGAGGACAGCACTGCAAAAGGAGGAATCTACAACTTCTCCCTACCATTACCTCAGAGGAGGTTGTGCAGGGTAGGGATCTTCTCCCACGCAACAAGCGACAGAACATTGAAATGGTCTCAAGTTACCCCAGGGGAGGTTaaggttggatattaggaaacatttcttcgCTGAAAGCCTTGTAGGGCAATGGTACAGGGGCCCGGGGATGTTGTTGAGTCACCATCACTGGAGGTATTCAGAAGATGTGGAGATCTGATGCTTACAGACATCGTTTAGTGgcagacttggcagtgctaggttcatggttggacttgatcatCGCAGAGGGCTTTTCAAACCTAAATGCTCCTATGGTTCTTCGAATCCCATACCTGTCCGGCCTCCTCCAGAGGAACGATCTCTCCTCAGGGCACTGCAAGCCCTGATCAGTGTGGCCAGGGCCTCTCCGTCCTGGAGATCCCTGGTCTGCCCTTTGGTGGATAGGGCTGCAGTGACACGGGCGCTTCACACAGCGGTGGCAGCGTCTGGGGGCTCTTTGTGCTGTGTGCTGACAGCACCTTCTTCTGAGGTTCTTTCATCAGCGACCAGAAAGACTCGGGCCTCGATTTTAGCAGCTGCACTGCCTCGCCCCTCGGTGGCTGTAGTTTAAAGACATTGTAGGTGGGTTCCTCGGGGAGGCTGGCCTCCGAGCTCACTGGCGATAGGATGCTTATGACAGGGACCGTCAGCGTGGTGGCCTCTCGAGGGTGGGAGCgccttcctgcagctgccttCAGCATTTCGGCTTCACAGAGAAatttctctgctccttcccttccgAACCTCCAGCCTTTGGCTGCCTTTGCTCGGCCCAGGTCTCCTGCTTGGCCTCTGCTTGCAGATTTGCCCTGTGGTGGGCCTCTGCCCTTCTGAGGAAGCAGCTCCGGGATCGCTGGTAGCTTGCTGAAAGGAAAATCCGGGTCAGCTCTGCCTGAGTGAGCAACGGCATTGGGGCCGCAGCCTGCGCCCCCCAGGCATCCCCCATGGTTGCAGCACAAAGGGGGCAGCCCTGAGAAGTGGAGGGCTCCCggcagccccatcccacccctcCGGTCCCTCCATCCTCACCTGAGCAAGGCCGTCCTCTGCTTTATCACCGCCTTTTCCCACTGCTGAGAGGCCGCTTGTGTTGTCATCTGTGAGCGGCTGAGGGACAAAAATCCCACTGGAATTGTGAAGGAAAGACATCGTCAGAAGAGCATCACCACAGAAGAGATTTTCCCCACAGATCACAAAAGTTGGCAGCCCATGCTGTGGAAAGGAGCCAGAAGCTGCTTTACCTTTCTTGCCCTGCCTGAGAGCTGGCAAAGccccttccttcttctgcttGTCACCATCATGGGCCTTGAGATGGCCTCTGCGTGGTGGTGGTTTGGGCACACTCTCCATTTCAAACCTGGCACAAGGAGAAGAGATTGACGTGACCCATGGCACCACCAGCCCTTGCTACTCTCCACGCTCACCCGCTCACGGAGACATTTTCACATTGCCATAAAGGCCCCATCCCCAAGGACTGTCCTGGGGAATGGGGTCACCCAGCAAAGAAGCCCAGCCCTCGATGGGAAGCAGACGTTGCCTCAGTTCCTCCATCTGTCCCATCAGATCTACCTCACAGCAATGACCGCAGCACGGGGACACCAACAGCAGTTGCTGCCCTGTGTCCCCATGGctgggcacccatgggtgcaaGGAGCAAACGCTACCGAACCGGAGCAGCGGCCACAGCCGCAAACATACTTACTTAGGAAAGATGATGACACGGCCAGAGAAGGTCAGGGAGGCCACGGGTTCCAGCCGCGACACCACCACGTCCATCAGCTGGGGGACCTGCAGTGGAGGAGCATGGAGATGGCAAATGTCCTCTGCCTGGCCGAGGCACTCGGTCCTGGAGGAGCCCAGGGCAGCGGGAGCCAGCAGGACCACAGCTCTTGGCCACCCCAAGAGGTTGGCCAAGAGATCCAACCCAAGAGGTACGGGTGGGCCAAGGGCAGGCATTGCTACTGCACCCTTGTGAGGCTGCCCAGGCcgtggggaaaacaaaaccctcacCTTCTGAAGGTTCTCCTTCCCAGACAACACCTCCAGGAATTCATAATAGAATTTCCTTTGTGCCTTCGATGAGGAGCACCCCTACGTCCGTCAGGACGAGGGCGAtgttctcccccttccccacgCAGCGAGAGATGAGGGACATTGTGCCTTGGATGCAGCCCTCCACCTTCTTCCAGGAcacagaggcagctgcagccacctcaCCAAATTTGAGGGGTTCCAGCTCCTTATGGCCTAGAAAACCAAACAAGAGGGATGGAGTCGGTCACCAGCGGCCCTTCCCCGCGTGTTCCCCAGGTGCTGCTCATTGCAGTCATCGCCCAGAAAGGCTTCGGTTTGGGACCTGCTCCGTGCAGGGGACACTTTACTTCTGAGAAGCATCTGAGATCCAGGGAGGGGAGCATCCACGCAGCAAGTGATTCATGCACCCTCTTACCTGGCAGGTACTCCTTGTTGTCCATGAGGTTGTGAGAAACTATAAGGTTCCTGGCCATGTAAAACACAGGCTTCAGGAAAATTATTGTCTCATTCCCAACCTTGACCCATTTGGGGACAACATCAAAGGAGCCAAGGGCAGGAATACGGACACCCTGCAAGTGGACGAGAACAGAAGGGACGAAGGTTAAGGATCAGCTGGAGGAAGAGCCGGAGGTGGTCCCATCCAGGGACGGTGCTTCAGGTCCTGCTGTGCCCTTCCCGATGCTGGAAGCCAGGCTGAGGGGATCCAGGGGCTTCCAGCGACTGGGATCAGCCCTGAGATACCACACCACCTACCACAAGCAACACCGCGCTTGTGCGATACCTATTGGTCTCTTGGTGGGGACTTTTGGGGTGAGTTTCCTGCTTTTGAGGAGGGGAACAAGGGCGACGTGGGTGCCAACCTACCTGGTGAAGCAAGAGGTGCTCCTGGATGTAGACAGACACTGCATCCCAGACAGATTTTTGATctggaaggcaaagaaaatcaGGTCACGCTCTGCGTCTGGTGGCTGCcaccctcccagcacccccagcctcgCGTTTTGGTGGCAGATGAAAAGAGCCATCACATCTCCGGCCCCAAACAGAGACTCCCCAGAGATGACTGCAGAGCCGCGTCCCCCCCACGGAAAGCCCCAAATGTGGGTCAGCCACACTCCTGCGGTGCCGGGGGTGCCCGTACCTTTGGCAGTGATTTGGGGCATCAAGCATCCATGCTTCATCCCATCCCAGAAATCCATCTGGGTCCACCTCACGCAGGCGGGTTTCACGTCGTTGGCAAAGGTCACTCGCGGGTTCTTCCCTGCGCTCATCCTCCGGACAATCTAGAGTGCAGGACCCGGCGCCCACCTCCCCCTTTTGTACCCCAGCCAGGCCGTGTCACGGGGCCACTGGGACACGGCCACCGCCGACATGACCACCAATGACATcaccaccagcaaaaaaaaaatgagtgtttgCACTAAGTAATGGGAGATTGTGCCCAAAAATCAGGCTTTGGACACTTCCGCAGAGGATGTGGACCCTAGAAATTAGCCGTTGGTCCCCAAATTGAAGCTTTTGACACAAAGAATGGGGTTTTGGACGTTACAAAAGAGAAGCTGGCCCCTCTAAGTATGctctgaagcagcaggagaggcttTGGGACTGAAAAAGGCAGGTTTGGACATTATATGGCTGCTTTCCACTCTCAAAATGAGGCTTTCAGCTTTCCACATCAGTGTTGAGACTCTAGATACTACAAATTGGGCTTTGGCACTGCAGTGTGGGGTTTAAACACTTAAAGGAGGGCTTGTGCCATAGAAACGAGGGTTTCAGCCCAAACCATTTGGACACTCAAAAGCACTGCGTGGTCACCACAAGGAGGGCTCCGACTCCCCAGTAGGCCTCTGGGCCCTAAAATGAAGCTCCGCACTCCGAAGGCCAGGCCAGGGGCACTCCAGAAGAttcctccctttctgcagaCCCCCGCATGGCGGCTGGGCGGCGCCCTCAGCACCAGTGCCCGTGCTCACGGCCCTGCGGCTCGCTGGGAGATGGAGTCCCCCAGCATGGCCGCCGGGACACGgcctgaggaggggaaatggagGAAGAACCAGCCCAGAGAGGGCTGTTTCAGGGACGTCCCAGCCGACTGGTGGCCAGCAAATGTGACGTGCATCTACAAGAAGGGgcagaaggaggatccggggAACtgcaggcctgtcagtctgacctcggtgccagggaagctcatggagcagattatcctGAGTGCCACCACATGGCACTTAAGgacaaccaggcgatcaggcccagtcagcacaggtttatcaaaggcaggtcCTGATTGTcaaacctcatctccttctacgACAATGTGATGTgctcagtggatgagggaaaggctgtggatgcaGTCTGCCTAAACTTTAGAAgggcttttgacaccatttcccacacCATTCTCATAGAGAAACTGGCAGCTCAAGGCCTGGACAGGTTTACGCTTCGTTGAGTTAAAAACTGACTgggtggctgggcccaaagagttgtggtgaatggagttacatccagctggaggccggtcactGGTGCTGTCCCCCAGGGCCCAGTACTGGGGCCAGCTTCTGGCCCCTCTAAGTATActctgaagcagcaggagaggcttTAGACCCCCAAAAAGGCAGGTTTGGACCTTATATGGCTGCGTTCCACTCTCAAAATGAGGTTCTGAGCTTTCAATGTTGGTGTTTGAACACAGGAATGGGACTGTGGATACTTTGAATTAGGCTGTGGAACTTCAAAGTGGGGGTTTGAGACTCTTAAAGGAGGGCTTGGGCCATAAAAGGGGGTTTCAGCCTAAACGGAGGAAGTGCTTactgccttcttttttccccacgCTCTGCTCGTTGCAGCCATCACCCAAATTGCCCCAGCTTTGGGCTGGCTCCATGGTCCTGGCTTTTGAGCACGGAGGCGATGCCCCGTGTGCCCCGGCCGTGCAGCCAGCAAGGTTTCATCCACTGCCTTACCTGGCAGGCTGCCCTTAATTATCCACGAGATTGTTCCTGTCTGCTCGATCAGTGGCCAGGTCACAGGCCCCTTTTGGAAGCACACCCAGACACCCAGCTCTCTTTTGGGGACAGCTAGATGTCCCTCTGGGGACACCCAAACCCATTCTGGGGACAGCTGGGTGCCAGCGTCCCTTTTTGGGGTCATCCAGGTCCCTTTTGGGGACACCCAAGCCCCTTTTGGGGACAGCTGGGGGCCAGGGTTCCTTTTTGGAGTCATCCAGGTCCCTTTTGGGGACAGCCGAGTCCTtcagggaaggagcagctggAAGTCTGGGTGCCTTCTGGGGACACCCACGTCTCTCTGGGGACACACGGGTCCTTTTCAGGCATCACCCAGAGCCCAGGGTCCCTTGGGGACACTTTTGGGAGCACAGCCAGACACCCAGGCCCTCACTGGGGACACCCAGGTCCCTTCTGGGGACAGCTGGGTGCCACAGCCCCTTTTGAGAAGCACCCACAGGCCTGGGTGTTTTTTGGGGACCCCTGGAAATCCAGGACCCCGTTGGGGACACACAGGTGCTGGGGTCCTTTGGGGACGCGTGGGGTCCTTTGGGGACCTGCGGGTCCCTTGGGGAAGGAGCGCCCAGAGCCCTGGGTCCCTCTGGGGACACTGGGACCCCCCACTTACTATGGCCAGGGGATTGTTGGGGGGGGACAACGAGTGCATGTTATCAGGGAGCCTGGAGGAGGGGACAACAGCGAGGTCACCCCCTGTCCCTGTCACCCCTGTcaccccccccatccccactcACATGTTCCAGAGGTCGAGGAAGACTTCAGTCGGGGGGGCTCCAGCAGTggcaccagctcctccaccatGGCGTTGGTCCCCGGGAGGGGGGGCACTGAGGTCCCCtaaggggaggggggggtcaTAGAGAAGACAGAGCTGTCTGGGGGGGACATCTGGGGGTCCCCTGTAATGGGGGGGAAACCCAGATCCCCTTGGAGGGGGGGCACCTGggagaaatggggagaaaatgggGAAGGGGGGACATTTTAGACAGGGGGAGAGCCTCAAGCCCCTCCCTTCCCAGTTATGGCCACACAAAAGCCAATTTTGTTTCATTGGCTTTGTTCCATGAGAAAAGACGTAAAATATGCTTTCAAGGCAAGCACAAAGATGGCCAGGCCTTGAGGATATCTGAAGGATGAATACCTAAGAAACTATTCAATCAGGAAGACCATTTTGTAAGGAAAAGTCAGACACGCATGCCCTTGAGTTTGTTAAAAATCAACTTGTTGGAAACAATTGGCTGAAAAAACAATGATAAGATATAATAATATGAACTCTTGTGAGCTATCCTCATTATAATCCTAAAAATCACACCCCTAGACCCTGGCCCGACAGAGGACCCTTCCCCTCTGAGGATGCAGGGAATGATTTCATCATGTCAGCAGTATGCtaattacaaaaacaattaGGAGCTAGAGGATTGTGCTAATACATAAATGAAGCGATAAGAGACTGTACAAAGGGTGGTGTGGAAAACCTTTAGGTGTGCCAGCTTGGTGGGAAACCAGCCGGTGGTACCCAGGCTTGTGCAGTTCTGACATAAAACAATATCTCGACCTAGTGTCTGAATTAGCTCATTGCATCCGTAACGAATCCAAAATTTTTCTCGGACAACACAGCCAGAGGTGCTCATGGCTTGGCTTGGCCCCTTCAGATGGGGGCTGGACCCTAAAAGGAGGCTTCGGGTTCTGAAAATGAGGGTCTGGGCCCTTAAAATGCAGCTGTGGATGCTCAGCTGAAAGCTTCGAAACCCAAAACCAAAGCTCTGATGCCAAAAATGAGCCTTTGGGACCTGTGAAACCCACTTCTGCTTCAGGATTTATGGCAACTTTCAGAGACAGGAGTGCCCCCAAAACAGGGGGCCTGGGGTGCACAACGCACCTGCCCCAAGGCCGATCATCTCAGCGAGGCTGCCGAGGATAGAATCACCAAATCCAACTTCTGGGTCCTcagaggaccacccaaaaaatcagaccacatgtctgagagcgttgtccaaaggcttcttgaaccccggcaggctcggtgctgtgaccactgccttggggagcctgtcccagtgtgcGACCACCTCTGGGTGGAGAATCCAGACTTCATACAGTTGGTGATCACCCATCGCTCTAGTTTGTCCTGTCCTCTCTAGTTTGCTCGTAGAGACATGGCCCGGGAAGTGTACAGGACTGCCACCAGACTTGTAGGGATGGCTGAAATactcaacattttatttttttttttgcctagtCTCTACTGGCTGTCACTCTTCCTCCATCTCTCAAGTCCCTGAAGCTCTTGGCAGGGAGTGGGGGACCCAAATCCCTTCGACTGTAAGTGAAGGTTGGGTTCAGGACCACCTGAGGACCATGACCATACACAAGGTCATGGGACCCGATGCCgtgcatcccagggtcctgaaggaactgGCTGGTGGAGTTGCCAAGACTCTCCCCATCGCATTTGACAAgccctggcagtcaggtgagTCCCTGGTggctggaaaaagggaaacatcactcttatttttaaaaagggtaggacctggggaactacagaccggtgagcctcacctcgttgcagcttttcagtacttacagggtgtttataaaaaagatggagagcaaatttttgcttgggcagacaatgacaggacaagagggaatggttttaaactaaaaggggagatttagattagaaatgAAGAcgaaattcttcactcagagcgtggtgaggcactggaacaggttgcccagagaggctgtggatgccccatccctggaggtgttcaaggccaggctggatgaggccccGGGCATCCTGATCTAGTGGGGggcatccctgcccattgcaggggggttggaactggatgatctttaaggtcccttccaacccgagccattctatgattctctgatccttgtgggtcccttccaactcaggatattctgtgattctatgatcctttGAATTGTCCTTAAAAAGTTGCCAGCtccattcatttcatttacacCTACACACAATTTCCCAAGGGATCATCTCATCCACTAATTCTTTAAACAACTGGAATTTTGCTCTCCTAAAATTCAGAGTCCAGGCTTTACTCTTCACCAGGCCCGTAACCGTCAAGACCATGAACTCCACCAGCATGTGAACTTTTGCTTTTAGAGTCCAGAGCctcattttcagtttccaaagcCTCATGTTTAGGGCTCAAATCCTCCTTTGCTCAGTCCAAAGCCTCATGTTTAGGACACAGAGCCTCATTCTTTGACCCCACAGCCCCTTTTGGAGGGGCCAAAGCTCCAGTTTCAGGATTCAAAGCCTCATTTTCAGTGTCCAGAGCCTCCACTGAGAATCCAAGCTCAGTGTTAAGCTCACACCCTCATTTTAGAGTCTAAAGTCTCATTTTTGTCATCCAAATCTTCATTTTAGGCACCAGAGTGTCATCTGTTTGTAACTAAAACCTCATTTTTAGGGTCCAGAGCCTCATTTTCATTACTCAAAGTCATGTTTTTAGGGCCAAAATGCTCATTTGATCAGTCCAAAGCCTCAATATTACGGTTAAAACCATCAGTCAGTCAGTACAAAGCCTCATTTTACTGTCTAAAGATTCATTTTCAGGGTCAAGACCAACGTTAAGATCCAAAGCCTCTTTTGTCTTTCCAAACTTCCATTTTTAGCGCACAAAGTCTCATATATGAACCAAAACCTCATGTTAATGTTCAAAGCCTCAAATTTTCATGTCCAAATCATCATTTTTTGAGCCCAATCACTATATTATCCAAAGTCTCATTTTTAGAGTCAAAAGCCTCAAAGTCTCATTCTTAGGACCTAAGCCCTCATTTTCGCAGCCCAAACGTTCTTTTTATGGTCTAAAGCTTCCCTTTGGGGGTCAAAAGCCCTCCTTTTGGCCCCAAATGATAATTTTTCAGACCAAAGCAATATTTTGAACAATAGAATCATTGGAATGATCCCTACCCTGCTccaacctcctttgaggtagtggcagggagaagctgtggattcaCATTTGAGTCCTTGCTGGGTGCTGTCTCCTTGTAAGAAGGCAGAGTTTTTGGGGCAGTGGGGACTGATGGGAGCCCCCTTGGTTCTGGTCGATGGGATGGCTGCATTCCCTGCAGCCATCAGACACAGGTCCCTCCTTTTGCAGTGCTGTCCTCCCTTCTGCTGACACGCAGACACACCAGGCCACGTCTCCTGTCAGCGCGGGGAAGGCCTAACAAAGCAGGAGGCTGCTCGTGGCCAGAGGGGAGAGGGTTTGTttgcagctgggtgctgctttGGAGGCGTGTTGGGAAGAGCAGGGCTTTTTGGGTGGGCCTGGCAGAGCTTAGGAGCAAAACCCTGCTGCTGGCCGGGGTCTGGTGAAGGGgtaaagggagggagggaaatggCGGCCCTGCCCTCGGTGTTGTGGCCTGAAGCCATGCCCGGGGTCTGCGTGTGGGCAAAGAGCTCCAAAAAGTGGCAGTGCTGACTCAGAGGCgtttctcttgttttccagaaatcCATCAGTCTTTGGACCGTGAGGACCATGAGATGGAGGAAAACATGAGGAATGTTTTGTGAAAGATGGCTGAGTTCTGATTTGTTCACGATGCGGTCTCACCGGTATCAGGATGAAGTTTTCCATGTGGGCTGTGGCTCTGCAATCAGCCCAAGCCGTGCTGGAAGCG
This Cygnus olor isolate bCygOlo1 unplaced genomic scaffold, bCygOlo1.pri.v2 S100, whole genome shotgun sequence DNA region includes the following protein-coding sequences:
- the LOC121063064 gene encoding LOW QUALITY PROTEIN: uncharacterized protein LOC121063064 (The sequence of the model RefSeq protein was modified relative to this genomic sequence to represent the inferred CDS: inserted 2 bases in 1 codon), with protein sequence MSAGKNPRVTFANDVKPACVRWTQMDFWDGMKHGCLMPQITAKDQKSVWDAVSVYIQEHLLLHQGVRIPALGSFDVVPKWVKVGNETIIFLKPVFYMARNLIVSHNLMDNKEYLPGHKELEPLKFGEVAAAASVSWKKVEGCIQGTMSLISRCVGKGENIALVLTDVGVLLIEGXQRKFYYEFLEVLSGKENLQKVPQLMDVVVSRLEPVASLTFSGRVIIFPKFEMESVPKPPPRRGHLKAHDGDKQKKEGALPALRQGKKVGFLSLSRSQMTTQAASQQWEKAVIKQRTALLSKLPAIPELLPQKGRGPPQGKSASRGQAGDLGRAKAAKGWRFGREGAEKFLCEAEMLKAAAGRRSHPREATTLTVPVISILSPVSSEASLPEEPTYNVFKLQPPRGEAVQLLKSRPESFWSLMKEPQKKVLSAHSTKSPQTLPPLCEAPVSLQPYPPKGRPGISRTERPWPH